The following are encoded together in the Flavobacterium haoranii genome:
- a CDS encoding LytR/AlgR family response regulator transcription factor, translating into MKAIIVEDKEYIRKGLMNLLSIIDSNIEVIGECESVQEATIVTKTCKPELVFLDINLSDGTAFDFLDQIESIDFKIIFITAYEEYALRALKIGAVDYLLKPVDVEELKVALQKVEKLSAEDQKAKIAKTKQVFNNEGNHIILSFHDSYQVINLDELIYCESDKGYTTFYCSDGNKHLVSKTLKEYEDRLLEANFQRPHQSFMINMKFVDKYDKAGTIHLKNGTKIPVSSRKKESFLSSLFNWNKK; encoded by the coding sequence ATGAAAGCGATTATTGTAGAAGATAAAGAATACATCAGAAAAGGTTTAATGAACCTGCTTTCTATTATTGATTCTAATATCGAAGTAATAGGAGAATGCGAATCTGTTCAAGAAGCGACAATAGTTACAAAAACTTGTAAACCAGAGTTGGTCTTTTTAGACATCAATTTATCGGATGGAACGGCTTTTGATTTTTTAGATCAAATTGAATCTATCGATTTTAAAATCATATTTATTACCGCCTACGAAGAATATGCTTTACGCGCCTTAAAAATAGGAGCAGTTGATTATTTACTTAAACCTGTTGATGTAGAAGAACTAAAAGTGGCGCTGCAAAAAGTAGAAAAACTTTCAGCTGAAGACCAAAAGGCTAAAATTGCTAAAACAAAACAGGTTTTCAATAACGAAGGCAATCATATTATTTTATCATTTCACGATAGTTACCAAGTCATTAATTTAGACGAATTAATTTATTGTGAATCCGATAAAGGCTACACCACTTTTTATTGTAGTGATGGGAATAAGCATTTGGTTTCCAAAACACTCAAAGAATATGAGGATCGTTTGTTAGAAGCAAACTTTCAACGTCCGCATCAATCATTTATGATAAACATGAAGTTTGTCGATAAGTACGATAAAGCGGGAACTATTCATTTAAAAAACGGAACAAAAATTCCAGTTTCTTCACGAAAAAAAGAATCGTTTCTTTCCTCATTATTCAATTGGAATAAGAAATAA
- a CDS encoding WG repeat-containing protein yields MKTILKTTAIAICTFIATAVQAQQLVIFKENGKAGFKDQNGKVIIKPKYDDYRTKDASRTKDEEVYRVAINEKWGLIDGKTGKELTPLKYEKINAFSDGLAGVLLDFKWGFIDKNGKEVFPLKYDEPSPYGVYGLGYDFYDGIAVVSIGYKCGVIDKTGKEIVPFKYHSIGEFSDGLASIRLEDKFGFVNKNGKEIVPAKYDDVRRFKDGFAKVSLAGKWGTIDKTGKEIIAVKYDDIHDFNRGLACVGIGDNWGYIDTTGKEIIPLKFEETYWADDNTIHARKPDGTIVKFDKKGNVLK; encoded by the coding sequence ATGAAAACAATCTTAAAAACAACAGCTATCGCTATATGTACGTTTATAGCCACAGCCGTACAGGCACAGCAATTAGTAATATTTAAAGAAAACGGAAAAGCAGGCTTTAAAGACCAAAATGGAAAAGTTATCATAAAACCAAAATATGATGATTACAGAACTAAAGACGCTTCCCGAACCAAAGATGAAGAAGTGTACCGGGTTGCCATTAACGAGAAATGGGGACTAATAGACGGCAAAACAGGCAAAGAGCTAACGCCGCTGAAATACGAAAAAATAAACGCTTTTTCTGACGGATTGGCTGGTGTGCTTCTCGATTTTAAATGGGGATTTATAGATAAAAACGGTAAGGAAGTCTTTCCTTTAAAATACGATGAGCCATCTCCTTACGGTGTATATGGTCTGGGATATGATTTTTATGACGGAATAGCCGTAGTTTCCATTGGCTATAAATGCGGTGTCATAGATAAAACCGGGAAAGAGATTGTCCCTTTTAAGTATCATTCTATTGGAGAATTTAGTGATGGTTTAGCAAGCATTAGACTTGAGGATAAATTTGGTTTTGTGAATAAAAACGGAAAAGAAATTGTTCCTGCAAAATACGATGATGTACGACGATTCAAAGACGGATTTGCAAAAGTATCGTTAGCAGGAAAATGGGGTACAATAGACAAAACAGGCAAAGAAATCATTGCGGTAAAATATGACGACATTCACGATTTTAATAGAGGGCTGGCGTGTGTAGGCATTGGAGATAACTGGGGCTATATAGATACTACCGGAAAAGAAATTATTCCGTTAAAATTTGAGGAAACCTATTGGGCAGACGATAACACAATCCACGCAAGAAAACCGGACGGTACAATAGTAAAATTTGACAAAAAAGGAAACGTGTTAAAATGA
- a CDS encoding response regulator, protein MKTKIAVIDDNNFLIKSVRDKLSFFDEITISFTANNGIECLEKLADNRLIDLILMDIEMPKLNGIETTALVKQKYPQIKIIVLTVFDDDENIFNAIQAGADGYLLKDTEPKELYNANLQTREGGAVMTPSIALKTLNLLRLPLETKTEEEDETIKLTNREIEVLEQLATGLPYTSIAENLIVAPSTIRRHIENIYHKLQVHSKTEAIALARKKRLI, encoded by the coding sequence ATGAAAACAAAAATAGCTGTAATAGACGATAATAATTTTCTAATAAAAAGTGTTAGAGATAAACTTTCATTTTTTGATGAAATAACTATTTCCTTTACCGCTAATAACGGCATTGAATGTTTGGAAAAATTAGCAGATAATCGTCTAATTGATCTCATCTTAATGGATATTGAAATGCCAAAGTTAAACGGAATTGAAACTACTGCTTTAGTCAAACAAAAATACCCGCAAATAAAGATTATTGTACTCACTGTTTTTGACGATGATGAAAATATCTTTAATGCTATTCAAGCAGGAGCTGATGGCTATTTACTAAAAGATACCGAGCCAAAAGAATTATATAATGCTAATTTACAAACTAGAGAAGGAGGTGCAGTAATGACGCCGTCCATTGCACTCAAAACGCTTAATCTACTTCGTTTACCTTTAGAAACAAAAACCGAAGAAGAGGATGAAACTATTAAACTCACCAACCGTGAAATTGAAGTGTTGGAACAATTAGCAACAGGGCTTCCCTACACTTCAATAGCAGAAAACTTAATCGTTGCTCCGTCAACTATTCGAAGACACATCGAAAATATCTATCATAAATTACAAGTACACTCTAAAACCGAAGCCATTGCACTCGCTAGAAAAAAGCGATTAATTTAA
- a CDS encoding sensor histidine kinase, protein MRIKQIIMIICVILLSLHATAQKQTLSDSIIELVNKKNDYNQKIDLLQKNIKEIYATKFDETIELAKFGYSIAYKKNDNINKGDFLRTIGLSLAKKGKIDSASIYYYRALKILEPTKNVEKLGLLYDDMARMYRKLRQPKRALEFYDKALKLYEAENNLEGIARINNESGVVYRDDFQDYKEANMRFQKSLRIQQERKDSVGIGYALEFLGYNQLLIKDYKKSENYLLEALKIREKLKDDFATMLNYTALGEYYKETKQYKTSNDYFLKSNAVAKKINFLDIQKYNYEQITGNYQAQGNYEKAFESLKNFNVLNDSLYTVQKLKDVEEIATKYETAEKEKKIVEKELALEIRNQWIFGLIALAIIIGLLGFILYKQQVLKNIKQQKDNELLLALEKIESQNQLQEQRLTISRDLHDNIGAQLSFIVSAIDTIKYYISDTNEPVSNKLTSIGTFAKETIQELRDTIWAMNKPTITINDLKSRIANFMEKAKRSHQNIQILLKSDANIADEQSFSGLQGLNIFRIIQEATNNAVKYSEATEIKINISKTNNQIYFEIIDNGNGFVEQEVEPGNGLLNMRKRALELGNELIINSEKGKGTSIKFEV, encoded by the coding sequence ATGAGAATTAAGCAAATTATAATGATAATTTGTGTAATATTACTTTCATTACATGCAACTGCTCAAAAACAAACTTTATCAGATAGTATAATAGAATTGGTTAATAAGAAAAATGATTACAACCAAAAAATCGATTTACTTCAAAAAAACATTAAAGAAATCTATGCAACCAAATTTGACGAAACTATTGAATTAGCAAAATTTGGATATAGCATTGCCTATAAAAAAAATGATAACATAAACAAAGGTGATTTTTTACGAACTATTGGGCTTTCATTAGCTAAAAAAGGAAAAATTGATAGTGCCTCTATATATTATTATCGTGCTTTAAAGATCTTGGAACCAACTAAAAATGTTGAAAAATTAGGCTTGCTGTACGACGATATGGCTCGTATGTATCGTAAACTTCGTCAACCCAAGCGAGCTTTAGAATTTTATGATAAAGCATTAAAACTCTATGAAGCTGAAAACAATTTAGAAGGAATCGCTCGTATTAACAACGAAAGCGGCGTTGTTTATAGAGATGATTTTCAAGATTACAAAGAAGCAAACATGCGTTTTCAAAAGTCATTACGCATTCAACAAGAAAGAAAGGATAGTGTAGGAATCGGTTATGCTCTTGAATTTTTGGGATACAATCAACTATTAATCAAAGATTACAAAAAATCAGAAAACTACTTATTAGAAGCGTTAAAAATTCGGGAAAAATTAAAAGACGATTTTGCTACGATGTTGAATTATACAGCACTTGGCGAATATTACAAAGAGACAAAACAATACAAAACTTCAAACGACTATTTTCTTAAAAGTAATGCTGTTGCCAAGAAAATCAACTTTCTTGATATTCAAAAATACAACTACGAGCAAATCACGGGCAACTATCAGGCACAAGGAAATTACGAAAAAGCATTCGAAAGTTTAAAAAATTTCAACGTCTTAAACGATAGTTTGTATACGGTACAAAAACTCAAAGATGTAGAAGAAATTGCAACCAAATACGAAACAGCTGAAAAAGAAAAAAAAATTGTTGAAAAAGAACTAGCACTTGAAATTCGTAATCAATGGATTTTCGGACTGATTGCATTAGCTATCATTATTGGTTTGTTAGGTTTTATTCTTTACAAGCAACAAGTCTTAAAAAACATAAAACAACAAAAAGACAACGAACTACTTTTAGCTTTAGAAAAAATTGAAAGTCAAAACCAGTTACAAGAACAACGTCTTACCATCTCAAGAGATTTGCATGATAATATTGGCGCACAATTATCATTTATCGTTTCGGCAATCGATACTATTAAATACTATATTTCAGACACAAACGAACCAGTAAGTAATAAATTAACTAGTATTGGAACATTTGCAAAAGAAACCATTCAAGAGCTTCGCGACACTATTTGGGCCATGAATAAACCAACAATTACCATAAATGATTTAAAAAGTCGTATTGCCAATTTCATGGAAAAAGCAAAACGATCGCATCAAAACATACAAATCTTGTTAAAATCAGACGCTAATATTGCAGATGAGCAATCCTTTTCTGGTCTACAAGGATTAAACATCTTTCGCATTATTCAAGAAGCAACTAACAACGCCGTAAAATATTCGGAAGCAACTGAGATAAAAATTAACATTAGTAAAACCAATAATCAAATTTATTTTGAAATTATCGACAATGGAAACGGGTTTGTAGAACAAGAAGTAGAACCAGGAAACGGATTACTGAATATGAGAAAACGTGCCTTAGAATTAGGTAACGAACTCATCATAAATTCTGAAAAAGGAAAAGGAACATCAATTAAATTCGAAGTTTAA
- a CDS encoding helix-turn-helix transcriptional regulator — MSFQLEKYKGIHPGIILERLLAKKEISQRPFALSIGEHPQTINAITKGRRSLTTALALKIEAALGLEEGSLAFLQTYYEIAQEKKKVLHTPNLSNLRKSLFWDTDISKINWDKQYRAIIQRVYERGNEAEKKELKAFYGEDKIKTALRNTRRKPYTIYKNKQKA, encoded by the coding sequence ATGAGTTTTCAATTAGAAAAATATAAAGGCATTCATCCAGGAATTATTTTAGAGCGTTTATTAGCTAAAAAAGAGATTTCTCAGCGTCCTTTTGCCCTTTCTATAGGAGAGCATCCACAAACCATTAATGCCATTACAAAAGGAAGAAGAAGCCTCACTACTGCATTGGCTTTAAAAATAGAAGCTGCTCTGGGTTTAGAAGAAGGTTCATTAGCTTTTCTTCAAACCTATTACGAAATTGCTCAGGAAAAAAAGAAAGTACTTCACACTCCTAACCTATCTAATTTACGAAAATCACTTTTTTGGGATACTGATATTTCTAAAATTAATTGGGACAAACAATATAGAGCGATTATTCAACGTGTTTATGAAAGAGGTAATGAAGCTGAAAAAAAAGAGTTAAAAGCTTTTTATGGAGAAGATAAAATTAAAACAGCTCTTCGTAATACTAGAAGAAAACCTTACACTATCTATAAAAACAAACAAAAAGCATAA
- a CDS encoding nucleotidyl transferase AbiEii/AbiGii toxin family protein: MLYYNTVNDLLKNSLITLMNAPIFENFRLVGGTALSLQIGHRESIDIDLFSDADYGTINFEGIENFLRTTFNHVNSLNAPPALGKSYFIGDDENNTIKLDVFYTDTFIQPCMEEEGIRMATIEEIIAMKVDVIQRGGRKKDFWDLHDLLDSYSISQMIELHEKRYPYDHNEELIIKNFTLFDQADDDFDPICFKGKYWEFIKEDFEEIINNNF, from the coding sequence ATGCTCTATTATAATACCGTAAATGATTTACTAAAAAATAGTCTCATTACTTTAATGAATGCACCTATTTTTGAAAATTTCAGACTAGTAGGCGGAACTGCTTTGAGTTTACAAATTGGGCATAGAGAATCCATTGACATTGATTTATTTAGTGATGCTGATTATGGTACAATTAATTTTGAAGGAATTGAAAATTTTTTGAGAACTACTTTCAATCATGTTAATTCGTTAAATGCTCCACCTGCATTGGGGAAATCTTATTTCATTGGTGATGATGAAAACAATACTATTAAACTAGATGTTTTTTATACAGATACTTTTATCCAACCTTGTATGGAAGAAGAAGGAATAAGAATGGCTACCATTGAAGAGATTATTGCTATGAAGGTTGATGTCATTCAAAGAGGTGGAAGAAAAAAAGATTTTTGGGATTTACATGATTTGCTTGATTCTTATTCTATTAGTCAAATGATAGAACTACATGAAAAGAGATATCCTTATGACCATAATGAAGAATTAATTATTAAAAACTTCACTCTTTTTGACCAAGCAGATGATGATTTTGATCCAATTTGTTTCAAAGGTAAATACTGGGAATTTATAAAAGAAGATTTTGAAGAAATAATAAATAATAATTTTTAG
- a CDS encoding leucine-rich repeat domain-containing protein: MKKQLLFLLTFCLSAIGYSQVFTDNFITYTVYSVANNTVRVHSYDAAGGANVIIPATIDYNSVTYTVVAINQMAFMNKGLTSVSLPSTLTNIGLFAFATNQLSNIVIPNTVSSIGTAAFQDNQLTSANIPTSLTIIEDQVFRNNLLTSAVIPNGVTSIGQASFFGNQLTSVSIPSSVTNISSYAFNTNQLTSVTIPENVTFIGNFAFNANPLANVSSLATTPPTITTSGDIFDTFAIDRSTIYLHIPPGTTGAYVTDAGALWTGFASTTEDALSTSNFELENEIKIITTENGLNIVSNNGLQLENYTIYNLSGQEVVKGIETVIETTSFSRGIYIVNLNFDKGSVVKKVLIK; the protein is encoded by the coding sequence ATGAAAAAACAATTACTTTTTTTACTAACTTTTTGTTTATCTGCGATAGGATACTCGCAGGTATTTACTGATAATTTTATTACCTATACAGTTTACTCTGTTGCAAATAACACTGTTAGGGTTCATTCTTATGATGCAGCTGGAGGCGCTAATGTTATAATTCCTGCAACTATAGACTATAATTCAGTAACATATACTGTTGTAGCAATTAATCAAATGGCTTTTATGAATAAAGGTTTAACTTCAGTTTCTTTACCTTCAACTCTTACAAACATAGGTTTGTTTGCCTTCGCTACTAATCAATTATCTAATATTGTTATTCCTAATACAGTTTCTAGTATTGGTACTGCAGCTTTTCAAGATAACCAATTGACAAGTGCCAATATACCAACGAGCTTAACTATAATTGAAGATCAAGTTTTTAGAAATAATTTGTTAACTAGTGCTGTTATCCCTAATGGAGTAACAAGTATAGGTCAAGCCTCTTTTTTTGGTAATCAATTAACAAGTGTTTCTATTCCTAGTAGCGTTACAAATATTAGTAGTTATGCTTTTAATACAAACCAACTAACAAGTGTTACAATTCCAGAAAATGTAACGTTTATTGGAAATTTTGCTTTTAATGCAAATCCTCTTGCTAATGTTTCTTCACTAGCAACAACGCCACCCACTATTACTACGTCTGGAGATATTTTTGATACTTTTGCTATTGACAGAAGTACAATTTATCTTCACATTCCACCAGGAACCACAGGAGCTTATGTTACAGATGCAGGGGCGTTATGGACTGGTTTTGCTTCTACTACAGAAGATGCACTTTCAACTTCAAATTTTGAATTAGAAAATGAGATAAAAATAATCACTACTGAAAATGGTTTGAATATCGTTTCAAATAACGGATTACAATTAGAAAATTATACGATTTACAATTTATCAGGGCAAGAAGTTGTAAAAGGTATTGAAACTGTAATAGAAACAACTTCTTTTTCAAGAGGTATCTATATTGTAAACTTAAATTTTGATAAAGGTTCTGTAGTTAAAAAAGTTTTGATTAAATAA
- a CDS encoding PA3715 family protein: MRKKIITYLVVSVFTLFISCKKQEQDTIEVEEIETSQNSPTKFKNSALSNAGKIEIGVIYTDTVQYVEFNDNYDDFLVIVNKGKDTIALIYNYNDPKFIKGDQLEIKWKIDSLRPAGDPTHLDYVEYLVTAKRIGERSSFMHEFNNLPLKKMPITENTSFDSFIEAEDMKNINPEPFNLSFVYKNWYVKGYNFKAISGYRINLSKEFYSVVLTVKKGDHEMETNLINYDLKGNIIDFKLIAYDEIAEGFFRSTSLLEKNKVTIKNIEFTDEGHESTDVFKINVDGKIRIQTIDEVLINDVISQLGLKKQNIKQSLIAQKLINNSNETIIVIPEIVEETQEYFSLNTHIVIYNNELQKITHKYFESHKTNDWVSDAIRLDGITIEKMNYRVKENTHAFGISVDYFGSSRVNPYHKHLLSLFVKENEKLINILHNYIFEENLAEWNGACEGEFQDKKTKFIFTTDITNEYYDIIVKKTITKTTNFETEIGDCDYNEEIKRETSVLKFDGNEYK, translated from the coding sequence ATGAGAAAAAAAATAATTACATATTTAGTAGTATCAGTTTTCACGCTTTTTATAAGTTGTAAAAAACAAGAACAAGATACTATTGAAGTTGAAGAAATAGAAACTTCTCAAAACTCGCCAACAAAATTTAAGAATAGTGCTTTGAGTAATGCCGGTAAAATTGAAATTGGAGTAATTTATACAGATACTGTTCAATATGTAGAATTTAATGATAATTACGATGATTTTCTAGTTATTGTAAATAAAGGCAAAGATACAATTGCACTTATTTATAACTATAATGATCCAAAATTTATAAAAGGCGACCAACTTGAAATTAAATGGAAAATTGACAGCTTACGTCCGGCTGGTGATCCTACACACTTAGATTATGTCGAATATTTGGTAACAGCTAAAAGAATAGGAGAGCGTTCTAGTTTTATGCATGAATTTAATAATTTACCGCTTAAAAAAATGCCAATTACTGAAAACACTTCATTTGATAGTTTTATAGAAGCCGAAGACATGAAAAATATAAATCCAGAACCATTTAATTTATCATTTGTTTATAAAAATTGGTATGTAAAAGGGTATAATTTCAAAGCCATTTCAGGGTATAGAATTAATTTGTCAAAAGAGTTTTATTCTGTTGTTTTAACAGTTAAAAAAGGCGATCATGAAATGGAAACGAATTTAATTAATTACGATTTAAAAGGAAATATAATAGATTTCAAATTAATCGCCTATGATGAAATTGCCGAAGGTTTTTTCAGATCAACTTCATTATTAGAGAAAAATAAAGTAACCATTAAAAATATAGAATTTACAGACGAAGGTCATGAATCAACAGATGTTTTTAAAATAAACGTTGATGGAAAAATTAGAATTCAAACAATAGATGAGGTTCTTATAAATGATGTTATTTCTCAATTAGGCCTTAAAAAGCAAAATATAAAACAGAGTCTAATTGCTCAAAAGTTAATCAATAATTCAAACGAAACAATTATTGTAATACCAGAAATTGTAGAAGAAACCCAAGAGTATTTTAGTCTAAACACACATATCGTAATTTATAATAACGAACTTCAGAAAATCACTCATAAATATTTTGAAAGTCACAAAACAAACGATTGGGTTTCCGATGCTATTCGTTTAGATGGTATAACCATCGAAAAAATGAATTATAGAGTAAAAGAAAATACACATGCTTTTGGAATAAGTGTTGATTATTTTGGTTCATCAAGAGTAAACCCATATCATAAGCATTTACTATCGTTATTTGTTAAAGAAAATGAGAAGCTAATAAATATCCTACATAATTACATTTTTGAGGAAAATTTAGCAGAATGGAATGGTGCTTGTGAAGGCGAATTTCAGGATAAAAAAACCAAATTTATCTTTACGACAGATATTACCAATGAGTATTACGATATTATTGTCAAAAAAACGATTACAAAAACCACAAATTTTGAAACAGAAATTGGCGATTGCGATTACAATGAAGAAATTAAAAGAGAAACAAGTGTTTTAAAGTTTGATGGTAATGAATATAAATAG
- a CDS encoding ligand-binding sensor domain-containing protein, translated as MKFYTFLFFSILSLFVSCNGQTVNKTIPNNQSTELLVKGDTVKELGKSIMVIYQDKKNNFWFGSWETGVYKYNGNSIVNYTTKHGLPSKRIDEIKEDEQGNIYFSSCCPNATVTKFDGNSFEVLSTFSSNYWRLNSTDLWFRHSYEYENKVYRYDGTTLHELILTKPPKLSNPFGIYSIYKDTKGNIWFGTNPVGVCRYDGKTFEWITEEDVTEFRNEGANGVRSILEDKNGDFWFNTENRYSIYDSITLNSDKFYTRHESIGGLDGKKDSNLDEYLSCVKDDNDNLWFVTYRDGVWKYDSESITHFPVKDNSKDITLFSIYKDNKGELWLGTHENGVFKFNGTTFEKFKR; from the coding sequence ATGAAATTTTATACTTTTTTATTCTTTAGTATTTTATCATTGTTTGTATCTTGTAATGGACAAACAGTAAATAAAACGATTCCCAATAATCAATCAACAGAATTATTAGTAAAAGGCGATACGGTAAAAGAACTTGGTAAAAGTATCATGGTAATTTATCAAGACAAAAAGAATAATTTTTGGTTTGGTAGTTGGGAAACTGGTGTGTATAAATATAATGGAAATTCAATAGTAAACTATACCACAAAACATGGTTTACCAAGCAAAAGAATTGATGAAATAAAAGAGGACGAACAAGGTAATATTTACTTTTCAAGTTGTTGTCCCAATGCTACGGTAACCAAGTTTGATGGAAATTCTTTTGAAGTGTTATCAACTTTTTCTAGTAATTATTGGCGTCTTAATTCCACAGATTTATGGTTTAGACATTCCTATGAATATGAAAACAAAGTGTATCGGTATGATGGTACTACTCTACATGAGTTGATATTGACAAAACCCCCAAAACTTTCCAATCCCTTTGGAATTTATAGTATTTATAAAGACACGAAAGGAAACATTTGGTTTGGTACAAATCCTGTTGGAGTTTGTCGCTACGATGGAAAAACATTTGAATGGATAACCGAAGAAGATGTAACAGAATTTAGAAACGAAGGTGCTAATGGTGTACGTTCCATTTTAGAAGATAAAAATGGAGATTTTTGGTTCAATACCGAAAACCGTTACAGTATTTACGATAGCATTACATTAAACAGCGATAAATTTTATACAAGACATGAAAGTATAGGAGGTTTAGACGGAAAAAAGGATAGTAATTTAGACGAATATCTTTCTTGTGTAAAAGACGATAATGATAATTTGTGGTTCGTAACGTATCGTGATGGCGTTTGGAAATATGACAGTGAGAGTATTACTCACTTTCCTGTTAAAGACAATTCAAAAGACATTACTTTGTTTAGTATTTACAAAGATAATAAAGGAGAACTTTGGCTTGGAACACATGAAAATGGAGTATTTAAATTCAATGGAACCACTTTTGAAAAATTCAAACGCTAA